One Flagellimonas sp. CMM7 genomic region harbors:
- the prfA gene encoding peptide chain release factor 1 codes for MLDKLNIVKQRFDEVSDLIIQPDIITDQKRYVKLNKEYKDLKVLVDKRDEYIAFTNNIAEAEEIIADGSDAEMLEMAKMQLDEAKSGLPKLEEEIKLLLIPKDPEDEKNVVMEIRAGTGGDEASIFAGDLYRMYAKYCESKGWKTNIMDLSEGTSGGYKEIHFEVSGEDVYGTLKFEAGVHRVQRVPQTETQGRVHTSAATVMVIPEAEDFDVQIDPKDVRIDFFCSSGPGGQSVNTTYSAVRLTHVPTGLVAQCQDQKSQHKNKEKAFKVLRSRLYDLELAKKQEEDAAKRNSQVSSGDRSAKIRTYNYPQGRVTDHRIGLTLYDLQNIINGDVQKIIDELMLVENTEKLKEASEIF; via the coding sequence ATGCTAGACAAGCTCAATATAGTAAAACAACGTTTTGATGAGGTTTCTGACCTTATTATTCAACCAGATATCATTACCGACCAAAAAAGATATGTAAAGCTTAACAAGGAGTACAAGGATCTTAAAGTACTTGTGGATAAGCGGGATGAGTATATAGCTTTTACCAACAATATTGCCGAAGCAGAAGAGATTATAGCAGATGGTAGTGATGCGGAAATGTTGGAAATGGCCAAAATGCAGTTGGATGAGGCCAAAAGCGGGCTTCCAAAGTTGGAAGAAGAAATAAAACTTTTGCTCATACCCAAAGACCCTGAAGATGAGAAGAATGTGGTGATGGAGATTAGGGCAGGAACTGGAGGTGATGAAGCTAGTATTTTTGCGGGTGATCTATACCGTATGTATGCAAAATATTGTGAGTCCAAAGGATGGAAGACCAATATTATGGATTTAAGCGAAGGAACTAGCGGCGGGTACAAGGAAATTCATTTTGAAGTCTCTGGAGAGGACGTTTATGGTACACTTAAGTTTGAAGCGGGCGTACATCGTGTGCAACGCGTTCCACAGACAGAAACCCAGGGTAGGGTGCATACCAGTGCAGCAACCGTGATGGTTATTCCGGAAGCGGAGGATTTTGATGTCCAAATTGACCCAAAAGATGTTCGGATTGATTTTTTCTGTTCTTCTGGACCAGGAGGGCAATCCGTTAATACAACCTATTCGGCTGTTCGTCTAACCCACGTTCCTACTGGTTTGGTAGCACAATGTCAGGATCAAAAATCACAGCATAAGAACAAGGAAAAAGCTTTTAAGGTATTACGTTCAAGGCTGTATGATTTAGAATTGGCCAAAAAACAGGAAGAAGATGCCGCTAAGCGTAATTCCCAAGTGAGCAGTGGCGACCGTTCTGCAAAAATTAGGACTTATAATTACCCCCAAGGTAGGGTTACAGATCATAGAATAGGACTAACTCTTTATGATTTACAGAATATAATCAATGGAGATGTTCAAAAAATTATTGACGAATTGATGTTGGTGGAAAATACGGAGAAACTGAAAGAAGCATCTGAGATTTTTTAA
- a CDS encoding alpha/beta fold hydrolase: protein MLHYTKYQHKTSKEWVTFVHGAGGSSTIWYKQIRDFKKHFNILLLDLRGHGNSKPNIKDAFSDKYTFDSITADIIEVLDHEKVKASHFIGISLGTILIRNLAEKYSDRVRSMVMGGAIMKLNLRSQILMRLGVIFKSIVPYIWLYKFFAFVIMPNKNHRESRSLFVREAKKLYQKEFIRWFKLTSEINPLLRFFRAVDVKIPTFYIMGAEDYLFLPTIRKVVNSHVTSTLFVIENCGHVVNVEEPMIFNEEVIGYLQNVK from the coding sequence TTGCTTCACTATACAAAATATCAGCACAAAACATCAAAAGAATGGGTCACATTTGTTCATGGGGCAGGAGGAAGTTCTACCATTTGGTACAAACAAATAAGAGATTTCAAAAAACATTTTAATATACTCCTATTGGATTTAAGGGGGCATGGCAATTCTAAGCCTAATATTAAAGATGCATTTAGCGATAAATATACTTTTGATTCTATAACCGCAGATATAATTGAAGTTCTAGACCATGAGAAGGTAAAAGCATCTCATTTTATTGGAATATCCTTAGGTACAATTCTGATTAGAAATTTAGCTGAAAAATATTCAGATAGAGTTAGGAGCATGGTAATGGGAGGAGCTATAATGAAGCTGAATCTTCGTTCTCAAATTTTAATGAGGTTGGGAGTTATTTTTAAATCTATAGTACCCTATATCTGGTTGTACAAATTTTTTGCGTTTGTAATTATGCCCAATAAAAATCATAGAGAGTCTAGGTCACTCTTTGTTAGGGAAGCCAAAAAACTATATCAAAAAGAATTTATTAGGTGGTTTAAGTTGACGTCTGAAATTAATCCTTTACTGCGTTTCTTTAGAGCGGTGGATGTCAAAATCCCTACGTTCTACATAATGGGAGCAGAAGATTACCTGTTTCTGCCAACAATTAGAAAAGTGGTCAATTCACATGTTACCTCAACCTTATTTGTAATTGAAAACTGTGGACATGTGGTTAATGTTGAAGAACCAATGATATTTAATGAGGAAGTGATTGGTTATTTACAAAACGTAAAATAG
- the pyrF gene encoding orotidine-5'-phosphate decarboxylase: MTAQNLVGQIFEKKSFLCVGLDTDLAKIPKHLLKGEDPIFSFNKAIIDATHQFCVAYKPNIAFYEAYGLQGWKSLEKTMEYLNEKHPGIFTIADAKRGDIGNTSTRYAKAFFETLNFDSITIAPYMGRDSVEPFLEFENKHTILLALTSNQGAFDFQTKKVGDHELYKEVLETSKTYKNSDNLMYVVGATKASHLEEVRQIVPDSFLLVPGVGAQGGNLQEVCKYGMTKNVGLLVNSSRGILYASQGEDFAEVAANKARNIQQEMEIELGKL, translated from the coding sequence ATGACCGCTCAAAATCTAGTTGGCCAAATTTTTGAAAAAAAATCCTTTCTATGTGTTGGTCTGGATACTGATTTAGCCAAAATACCCAAGCATTTGCTTAAAGGTGAAGATCCAATTTTTTCATTCAATAAAGCAATTATAGATGCAACACACCAATTCTGCGTTGCTTACAAACCCAATATTGCTTTTTATGAAGCATACGGCCTGCAAGGATGGAAGTCCTTGGAAAAAACAATGGAGTATTTGAATGAAAAGCATCCTGGGATATTTACTATTGCGGACGCCAAAAGGGGTGATATTGGGAATACATCTACTAGATACGCCAAGGCATTTTTTGAAACGCTGAATTTTGACTCTATCACTATAGCTCCATATATGGGTAGAGATTCTGTTGAGCCATTCTTAGAATTTGAAAATAAGCATACTATTTTGTTGGCTTTAACCTCCAATCAAGGAGCTTTTGATTTTCAGACTAAAAAAGTGGGCGATCATGAATTGTACAAGGAGGTTTTAGAAACGTCCAAGACATACAAGAACTCCGATAATTTAATGTATGTGGTTGGAGCAACCAAAGCATCACATTTAGAGGAAGTAAGACAGATTGTTCCTGATAGCTTTTTACTGGTTCCTGGAGTAGGGGCACAAGGGGGCAATCTACAGGAAGTCTGTAAATATGGTATGACTAAAAATGTAGGGCTACTTGTAAATTCTTCAAGAGGCATATTATATGCTTCTCAGGGGGAAGATTTTGCTGAAGTTGCAGCTAATAAAGCGAGAAATATACAACAAGAAATGGAGATTGAATTAGGTAAGTTATAA